The stretch of DNA TTGCGGGCCAAGTCTAACACCGTGATTTTGTCCGTGAGCCCCGAGGGAATGAAGTCCAAGCCCATGGAAGAGCAGTTGCAAGACTGTGTGGCATCGCATGAAGGACAGGCCTGCTTCAGGGCTTGTTCCTCAGAGAGACTGACAGCCAAGACCATGTACATGGCCCACACTTGCCAGGTATGTGTAgacattttttttgcctaaaatatgaaatagagaaaatacaAGATGATTACTTAGTTCTGAAGTAGCTACATTTTGGATAATAGCTATAACATAACCCTTACTGTTCCCTTTAAAGACACTGTGACTATATcagtttttaatgcatttcagagATTACATAGATTAGTCAAATAAGGGACACTCTACATACATATTCCACAATCACTTGATAAATGCTAAGTatattgcattcatttttttcttttctcctaagGGTACCAGTTTTGGAATTAAGACTATCAAATTGATTATTAGTTGTACACATTTTTGACAGATTTAGCTAAACATCTGAATAATTACAACATTCTTGCTAATATGATCCTTTGCCTGTTTAGAAAATAGTCCCCATAtatcccatcccacccccaaTCCTGTCTTAAGTAGTTTTCCTCTGGATCTGTGAATATTACtttgtatattcatttttttactaTGAAGAGTCTTGCATATGTGATTCAAATCCTGGTCACATTAAGAAGAGCCTGTGTCTTGTGGGAAACAGAATTACAGagtatcctgagttggaagggacccacaaggatcaccaagtccagctcctggctccacacaggaccaaaaatcagaccttctgtctgagagtgttgtccaaatgcttcttgaactctgtcaggcttggtgctgtgaccactgccctggggagcctgtcccagtgcccgaccaccctctgggtgcagaacctttccctagcacccagcctgaccctcccctgtcccagctccatgccttccctcgggtcctgtcactgtccccagagagcagagctcagcgcctgcccctccgctccccttgtgagggagctgcaggccaccatgaggcctcccctcagcctgctctgctctgggctgaacaaaccaagggacctcagccactcctcatacatcttcccctctagttCCTTtgccatctttgtagccctcctttggacgcTCTttgatagttttatgtccttcttatattgtggcacccaaaactgcacacagtgctcaaggtaaggccacaccagtgcagagcagagcgagacaatcacttcccttgaccagctagccATATggtgcctgatgcaccccagggtatggtGGTCAGCctttttggctgccagggcacactgttgactcatattcaacttgacATCAACCAGaactcccagatccctttccacagggctgctctccagcctctcatccctcagtctgtacatatagccagggttggTTGCCCTGTCCCaagtgcagaatccagcacttgctcttgttacaCTTCATGTGGTttgtgattgcccagccctctagtatgtcaagatctctctgcaaggcctctctacccttgaGGGAGTCAATGGCTCCTATGAATTTActatcatctgcaaactttgGTGTTCATTCAAGTCCTGCTTTCAGTATGTGGATTCAAATCCTGGTCACATCAATAAGAGTCAGCATCTTGTCGAAAATAGTAACTTTCACATTTAATATTCATACCAGCATATGTCTAATCTCACTTCTGGCAATAAGGAGAAGCTGGTTGAATATGTTTCTGTCCCTTTCTTCTGCCTTAGGCTATTCTGGGTATGCGTGTGCTAGGAGCTGGGAGCTACGTATTTGTCTTCATGTCTTTGTAGGCCATCATTACCATGCTATGATCAGTCTGACACTTGATACTGAAACTTAAGCTGGGAAAACTGACCACTGTAAACAACTGACTTAGCTCTGCCTTTTTACTGCTacatcttcctcctctgctaggggctttttctgctttaggtCTGTGTGGCAGATCTGGTTGGTCAGGCCTAGATGTAAGGAAGATCCAGGGGCTCTTGGAGCTTCCTGCAGCCAGACCACTTGGCTGGACTAGATCAACTTTTTCTCCATCCTCATAGCCTGTTCCTCATCTTCTAGACCAAAATGATTCAAGAACATCCACACAGTTGTAAATTCTGTCTCACTTCTCTTTCCCCTCACATTCATGCCTTTTATAATACTGATTTGAAATGGCTTTTTGTGTTACAGAGCTTGCCATAAAATCCAGCCTGGCCCCCCTTCCAACAGAGACATTAGATCTTCTCTCCCTTTGAGGAGTTGGAAAAACGATTCTTAAAGCCTGGGAgggctgttttcctttcaaaacacttATTACATATTGAGttataaatcttttttgtttatgCTTTCTTGGCAAGGATCAAAGAGCACTTTTAAAGCATGAGACAACATTCCTCAGTGTGTTACAAAACCCCTGGGATGTAGGTATTTTACCAAGGGTGAAAAGAATGAACCAATTCCAAAAAAGACCAGAGAACAGGTTCCCAAAGGTCATCATGGGATGTACATTAGGTTAACTGGGTTAGATGTACTCACTGAGGAGAATTTTCTCCTTCGGTCATCCCACTGAGACTCTGTGCAGAAGATCTACTGCGGTTTGAATTCATACCCCAGTTTGTTTTACAGTAGCTGACCTACAACAGGAAAATTTAGGCAGACAAGTCCTACCATTTCTAGTTGCGTTATTTTTAGCCAGAGTTGcttaaaatctttcaaaagGGGCAGAATTTGAGCAtatggggagaggaggaaaggatcTGGATAATTTTTTCAGTCCTTCCATCTTTTCCCACCTAAAAGACTACAAGCATTTTGACCTCTTCTGCTATTTTCctttaatctctctttttctctgataTGGAGTTTTGCGTCCTGAAGGACACATTCATCTCCCCAGACTTCAGATGCCCACAGCTGAGGTGGTCATTCACTCTGTCCTCCAAAGtcaatcaaaataaataacaactttCAGGGGCAATTCACTTCATGTCTCTTAGACACCCACATTAAGATGGGATGCCTCCAAGAGAAATTACACCACCAGCTTAAAATGGTTTAGGTATCTAGATATTTAAGCAGGTGAATCCCACCCAAAGAGTTACAATATGTAGTCACAGTCACCTGCTATCCAGCTGAGGCTCTTTTACAGGGCTTCTTTGGTCACATGAGGCTGCCTGGATAACACAGTGCTGTAAGCCATAGGAGAAAAGCTGTGGTTAAGATTGGTTTCACAAGCAACACACTGAAGTGGGATTTCTAAAATGAATAGCAAGCCCAAGTTGCTGTCAAACCGCCCACTgttagaaaaacaagcaaacaaacagaaacaaccaGGCAACACAGTCCACAGAAATCTATCTATAGGTAAGTTATTTACAGATGGAAAATTGGCAGAACAGAAGGTAACTGGGCAGGTACTAACTACATTGGAAACACCAGCTGAGCCCAACAACTCTCCTCCTTACCAGCAGGAACTGAAGGAATGAACCCAGTTTGGTGGTacaggaagagatttttttctttattgtcaCTTCTTATTGTCACTTCCCTGAACACCTGTTTAAGGTTGTTTTGCTTGTCTGTCACATGGGGCAGATACCTGGGGAAATTCCATTCCTACTCTCATTCATTTTCAGACattcttctccccttcccatTCCTGTCTAATAATGCAGTTTCCTGACTTCCAGGGTCCTTTCAGGCCTCTCCACATCTGCTCAGAAATACAGCCCCACTCCCTATCATCAACCTATCAAAGAATCACTTGTTCCCCATTGcactggacagaaaaaaattgccacatagaaactgaaacacagctAATATGCGGAAACTTGCACAGATCTGGTTGTACTGTAAGACACAGTGATGAACTAaattttcaaagtgtttctaGTTTATGGACAAAGGATCCAAGCCATCAGACACGCTCAGGGTTATCTTTCCTGGTCCAGACCAGTAGAAGTATATGCACatattcttaaagaaaacaagtgtcAACAGAACAAGGTTCTATAAACGCTGATAAAGGTGAATTTAACTGCGTGCCAATAGCATGCAAATTGTTTCCGGTTTGGGAAAGAGTACCAAGCTAAAAGAGAGCTACTAACTTCTAGCAGAGCTGCAGTCTGAGGGGTCACTGGTTGGTGAAAGGATCAAGCCACAAGTAGATTGGGAAAGTCGTTACTTCCCACTTGGTTGTGTGTGGATTACATACATCCTGGGTATTGCTCACCAGCATTTCCTTAAAAGTATATATGcgtatatacatacatactcACACATGGCTGTGCAACGGGGTGGCATGACATAAGTAGCTAGCTGATCACACAGCCCCAAGACCTTTGCTTACTTAGCTCTTTCCTGGTTGTAttcctaaaacaaaagcagctcaTATTCACACCTAGCCTTCCCTGGGCAGGTGGTAGTGATGTACAAATGGCACAAAACAATGAATGGGACAAAACACACACAGGGCACCCTCCCAAGAGGAAACTGAGATGAAATGACACAGCCTGACCcagcttgtctttttttcatgtgctgctttcctctgtcGCCCTTTCCTGAAGGACGTTGCTCCCATCAGCATGTCCCGGCTCTCCCAGGGAGCCTTCCCTctcgctgcctgcctgccatgCAGTCCCGCCAGCTGCCTGTGATTGCTCCTGCCAGGAGTCAGAAATCCTCCCCACTGTCCTGCTCTCCCACAGGAGCCAGACCAtgcccagcagccccaagcATCCCGAATCTCCCATGCAGAGGAGGACAACATGGTGGCAGAGATTAGATAGCCCAAGTGCTCCATCCCCACTTCTCACTACAGCATTGCAGCCTCATTCTCTCCCTGCGTCTCCAGCCTCCACCCGCCTGCAGACTTACCTCCATGTAGAAGACATTCCCTGGTGCTCCAGCTCTGGTGTCTGCGTGCCAGTTAACttatttcatgtttcatctCTCTCTTGGTGATCACTCTTCACTCAGCTATCTCTCGTGCCGCTGTCGCCTTCCCACTTCACTTCTCAACTTGGGCTATGCAAGCAGGGGAATTCCCACCTAGAGGATCTGATTGGCATAAGATCAGTAACGCTGTTGGTCTTCTTTAAATGTGTGAGCCCATAAAATTCTGTGTCTATGGTGAGAACATACCACATAAAAGTCAAGGTTTTCCTTACCTCTGCCAGACCTTCTCTGAAACGTTTCCCTCCTTACCTCTAGGCATGCAGCCTCCTAATCAATCTTATCTGTGCTCAGTGTTTGCTATCAGATGATTCACTCATCACTTGCCTGGAACTCAGATTTGATTAGCCCTTGAGCTATTCTGATCCAAGAGGGTGAACAGAGAAGTTCCGTTGTAGACTTTGGACTAACCCTAGAGATGTCATTGTAACAGGAAAGTAGAACCGAAAGTGGAGTTTGCATGCTAACCCCAGAAGCTGCAATCTTGTGTATCTATgcagacacatgcacacagaagtgttaatatgtacatatacatagGCAcatacacagatatatatatgtacacatatgcCTGAAGAGACACACACGTATAAGcaaatttcctcatttttcaacCACTTACTTGGACTCTCAGTCCATACATCAAGACTTGCATTTCACCATAAAATAATTGCATGTATAAAGTTTAATCAAGATTCATCTATACTCTTCTGTGCTTACGCTCCAGCAACACAAGAAAAGTGGAGCATGGAAGTGCCGAGTTATACAAACTCACATATAAATTTATCCCTCCAGAGACAATTCAGCTTTCCACAAGCAGCTCTAAACACAAGAAACCCGCAATAAATCCAACTGCAGGTACTCAGGGTGAGACCAGCTATCATAACATAAACATCTATATCTACCTGCTTGTCACAATTCCCTTTCCAACTGGTGAAGAGCAATGCAGTATATCCAGGACGTATCTCACACTGAAGTAGAAAAGATGAATTCCCTCTTACCAGTGTAGACTTTCTGCACTGGTTACAGAGGCAAGTGTGTAGGGGTGCATGACCCAATGATTAATTAAATGTGCTGTGCAAAATAGAAGAGCAGAAACCAGTCTACAGTACCATCTACCCCACTCATTAGAAGCACATGCTTGCACACCACAAAAAGGAAGCAACTATTTCTATTTGTAGGTAAGGACACGTGGTAACCACAAAGGGGGAAACAAGAATCCCCAGGGAGAAAGAAGactaagaaaattaaaaaacaattgaTTTAATGCCTCCGAATTTCAAGTTATTGTACAAGGTGCCACCATACGTCCTTGACCATTATTGAGCAAAACCCAACCTGTGCATGGTGGTATGGACTCCAGCATGAGTAGCCAGAAAAACAGTCTTATGAACAGAGACGTACATATTCAGTACTGTTTGTTTCATGTTCCATGGCAATGGTAGGGCTTCAGAAAGCATATTTTGATGTAAATTCTCCGTTTTTTTCTCAGAATGTAATTTTATTAGCATTCTATGCATGatggtgctgaaaaaaaaaatgaaagaacaactGACACGGGAGTATTGAACcacttggatttattttcaattgTAAACTACAAAGGGATTGTCAAGAGCTAATCAGTGATATGATGACAGGAGGAAAGAGTACAGAAAAACACTAAATTCAGCTAAATGTATTTAGAAAAGTATCGAAAATCACACATGGCTTCCAAATATCACCGTTACTAGCAGGGAAGATCACAATATCAAATCACTGGAAAGCCTTAAGTGgctctttttcatttattaacaTGACTATCCACAGGAAAGCTAGTTTTTGTtaggcagaaaaataagaaagataaatttCTTAGCAGGAAGAAACACTGACCTATATCCTTTGTGTAAATACACTGAAACAGGAACTACTAAATTGTCCTATGATTTCAAAGCTGCTTTCAAGTTTTCCCAAAATatctcctgctgctcttcttcaTGAGGCCACTCCAGGTAGGTCTTTGTGTTCATTATCTTCCGCAGTTTGCAGAACCTCTTGGGAATAGCTTGGCTCTGGATGGGCTCCAGGAGGATGAGAATCGCCGCATCGTTGTTCTCGTCAAAGAGGCGGAAGTGCGAGAAGTCCAGCTCGTACTTGCACCACTCGCTCTGCACAAAGTGCTCCGACAGCACAAAGAGCGTTTTGTGGCTCTTCTCGATGGAGTCGATGATGTTATCCACAATCCACTTCCCGGGCACAAAGTCCCGCTTATGGAGGCACAGCCTAAAGGGGGGACAcgcctgctccagctcctgcaccaTGACGTTTTCCACCCAGTTGGAGTCGTTCTCGCTGTAGGAGACAAAAGCATCGTAGCAGATGTCCTTTGGGGGGGCTCGCTTGGGCTTCCGCTTAGCTTGGAGCCACGCCCACGTCATTCTCATGTACCAGACTGCATGGTACTTGTACCCAATGGCCACCAGGATGAGGATGACCAGGAAAACCACAGCGCAGATCAAGGACACCACCAGGGACCGGTGACACTCCATCAGTGAGAGCTGCACGGCTCCAACCTGCACCCCCCTCACCGCCAGGGGAGAGTCGCAGATGTAGCTTTCTGGCCACCCCACGAGCACCTGGCCTATCCCTGCCTGGTGCTGAATGAAGGAGAGGAATTCACAGGAGCAGATAAAGTTATTGGCGCTGGCATCCAGCAGCTCCATTTTCCTGAAGGACTCCAACTCTGCCTTGGAGAAGCTGTTGAGCTTGTTTCTTCTGATTGACATGGCCACCAAGTTAGGAATGCTTGCCGCATCAGGCAAGGCCTTCAGCTGGTTTTTTGCAAGGTACAGCTCTTTGAGAAATGGCAGATGCAGACTAAACTCCTTCAGGTTATTTGCACTGATGTCCAACACTTCGAGAGTTGAGGGAATGCAAGCCGTTAATTTGGGAATTTGAGTACTGGAGagattcaaatatttcaaatttgctGGCCACTCACACACATCTGGAATCTCACCAAAATTGTTTTGGCTAATGTCAAGATTATTCAGTTTGGGTAGATTAGTTACATATTTTGCAGTCTGGTTTAGggattttaaagaatttttactTAGATTTAAAGTTTGCAATGAAGGCCAAGCACCTTTACAGATTGTCTCACTTAAGCGATTATTTACAAGCAAATTATCATGAAAGTCAAGATACAAAAGTGATAAAAAATTTCTTGCAAGTCTGCATGGTACCATGAAAACTTTAGAGCTTGCAATGCTGAGTCTTTTCAGTTTACTTATTTGTGACTCCAAACCTTTGAGgttaaaaaacagataaaaatgcagaatagtCATATTTGTTACTGATACTGTTTCAAGAGAACCTCGTCCACTTCTTTCAATTGCTGTAGtattccattttcctttcccctcaaGCACACAATCTATTGCCTCTACCTCTCGCAAAGATGTGATTTCTTTCAATAACACCATTATTTGGCTGGCATATTTATCTGAGAATGAAGCTCTGGTAAAAGTCATTTTTTGTATCATTAAAGGAAGTGTAGAATTCTGCaccagtttttcattttctatgtcCAATGTAATTTCTCTAATTTCTAACCAAATGGCAGAGTGCAGAAGGTCCCGAACAATTGCTGAGAACAGATCTACCCTTCTTATGCTTATGATCATGTGACTTATCTTCTTAATTGATTTCAGACTTCCAGGCTCATACAGACTGAGATTGCTGCCCTCAATCCACAGCTGGTTGGGAAGCGTAATGCCCTCAAAGTTTCCTTGCCTTATTGTGGAGAACCGCGGGTTGCCCAGGTGGAGAGAGCTCAAGTTTCTCAGGCTAGAAAAGGGAGAACTTTCCCCCAGGTCGCTATAGCAATTGCCGTGAAtgtggaggtgctggagtgAAAACAGGGGCTCAAACCACCCTGGGGACAAGTGAGCCAGGCTGTTATTTGACAAGTCCAAGAGCTCCAGTTTCCCCAGGGAGACAAACGAGTCCTCGTCTATGGAGCTGATTTTGTtggactgcagcagcagggttCTCAGGttcacagcctgctgcagaTCGTGCGCTCGGATGTGCTTTATCCTGTTGCGGGCCAAGTCTAACACCGTGATTTTGTCCGTGAGCCCCGAGGGAATGAAGTCCAAGCCCATGGAAGAGCAGTTGCAAGACTGTGTGGCATCGCATGAAGGACAGGCCTGCTTCAGGGCTTGTTCCTCAGAGAGACTGACAGCCAAGACCATGTACATGGCCCACACTTGCCAGGTATGtgtagctgttgttttttgttttggttggttgaaCATTTTGCTGtaggaaacagaaaggagagaagacagTATCAATTTTGGGTTTGGACAGCAACTGGCAACAATTGGAATCCTGTGCAGTTTTATTAGCAAGTCCATATTCAAATTTTATCTTGTATGAGATATCATGCAACATCTGTCCTATTTGAGCTGCTGAAGCCTGGAAACACAGCATACTTATCTCTGAGGTACAGCCATATAGTGTCCCAACAGCCATAAAGGATGACTCTTAAAGTCCTGCCTTCTCATACACCCATCTGCTACAGCTCCTGTCTCCTAAGCCTTCAGCATTATGCCTCCTCTTTGGAATGAAGTTACGACTGGATGTTTCAACCTAAGAAGGGGAAGACTGTTAGATACACTCACACCCTTCGCAGCATTAAACGGTCCGTCGAGTACAGCTACCAGGAAGTCAGAAACCAAAAAATTAGAACAGGCTTATGACCACCTGAGTGGTACACACTGGCCCTTTCGGCCCTAAGAACAGGCTGCGGCTTCCTACGCTGCAAACCTCTGCGGAAGAGACCCTGGGGTCTCCCACAGCGGAGCCTCAGGGCTTCTAAAAAGCAAAGCCGAGTACACTTCTGGCACGCCCTTTTAAACACTCTGCAAGCAATTTACATTCTTTATCAGAAAGGCTGAACAAGCTGATATCCAACCCAACAAAACTATCACCCTTTTCTGTAAATCAGTGCTGGGAGTAGACGAGAATTAGACATTACCGTCACCCTATAAACTGAACGTAATTAGAAcaatactgattttaatttacagaagGGCTGTGTTTCCTGCCATCAGTGCCAAAGAACATTTCACCGTTGGCTACACCAGCAAATAAGTCACTTATTAAAGCTCACAAGCTGCTCTAAATGGTTTCAGTACTGACAAACAGCATCACCCAATGCTGAATACACAAAGAGTAAATACTTACCTTGTGTACTGCACATTGCATTTCTCTCTTCGTGTACCGATCTTGTACAGACCAAGTAGTCACCTCATACCTGTAAttgcagcaagagctggaaaCCCTTCGGCAGGTCTGGagctagaaaatatttcagcctgTGCTCCTCAGACAAAACCTTATTGACAGCTTCCCAATCTCCACTAACTACTCAGGCAATGAAGCATATTGCTGTGCATGGCTATTCTTTAGTGGCTGCTCTCCTAAGGAAATCACGGCTTCTGAAGAGTCAAGATTGTCCACCATGCGTGACACTGACCTTCAGGCTCACAGTCTTGCAGTGTAGTACATTTTTGTACCCTCTGCTCTGCAAGCTGAAATTCAGCAGCAGATCTCTCTCCTTCCGACAGTCAGCTCCCATTGCTCAGAAGGTGATGCAACCATTTAGCGCAAGTCATTCTTTCCCAATCTCTTCCTGAGGCATTAAGTGCAGAAATAGTTTCAAGGCAGAATGACATTCTGCTCCCTACCTCTCTACTTTTGGTATTTATTGCTTGGTATGTGTTGGGGGCTGTTAACTGGACTGAACAATGGAAGATCTCAGCACAGCCAAGATGTTTTGTTGTGTGGGTTCTagaaattgtttaaatatatatatatttaattataaataatttggaGTCAAGCTGTTTAGTCAAAAAGAATAATGGAGAAACACACAGCATCACCTCCTTTCCTAGGATGCTGTGGTCATAAGTTATCAACAACTACAAAACGCATAACATTGGAACAATACTTGGTCTCAGAAAGAAGACAGCTTGAAAGAAAGTATCCCACTGTAAACATCCAAGACAATTTTGAAAGCGAAGGCTTGACGATATTTATTTTCGCCTGACTGAATGGAAACTCACATCTGGTCAAATGGCCAAGCAGGCTGCAAGTATGAAGGGACAGGAAGACTTCTTACCAGCACTGAGAGGGAGATCCATTAAATTCAAGCTCCAAACCTTCTGACAGCAGTTTctatctttttatattttttttctgagcacagaAATTGTCACAGTCTGCTGCGCACTTGCTCCAAGAGGTACCTGCCTGAAAGCAGACAGACACACTGACTGCGGCCACCTGCACAGCCACACGTCAGGGGCCCAGCAGCATCTGACTGCTCAAGGTTGACAAAGCCCAGGCAGAAGCTCAAGCGCATCTGAGAGCATGCTTCAGTCCCGCTACCTTAAACTTAGCATTGCACATAAGGTTAAAAAGTTGCCAAAAGTTCCCTAAAGCTGTCTCTTCCCTCTTGCACCTCTCAGCTGGAATAGCTCTTGTTTTTAAACGGGAAACTTTTGgttttcaaaacttttcaaaatgttaattctGAGTTTGGCACGACTCATTCCTGGGTTTTCATCATCAAAATTGCAACTCCTCAAGAAAGTTAAAGCAGTTACAATTGTGAAGAGCTTTCAAGATACATGTGAGGCTACGTACTTCATTTAGTGCATAACAAGCACGCTTTCTTGTGTCTTACGGAGTCACTATCATGCATTCATGGAGACTTTAGGTAGgtgtcagctttttttttcagaaacaccaACTGCCTCCCAACATTCAGGCTCAGCCTACTCTCATCACGCTTCTAAACTGGAACTTGGGGAGTGATTTGCTTGTTCAGAAAGCATAGGATGATAATACAGACCAAGAGGTTGCATGCAACAGTATAAAATGAGGCATAGGGATGTGGTTTCTGGTTTCTTCCAGAAAGAGAAGACTGGAGAGACTCTGCCCCTCTTCCCTGGGGACCTTTCCCAAAACAGCTTGGTTCAGCAAGCTGCTTAAAAAGCTGAGAAGTCAGGATGGGTGTTCTGCTTGTTTCCatctgtaggggaaaaaaaataatctacacaacttctctctctctctcttattccAGGTCAATTTGTGGGGATTTCTCAGGTTACCTGGAGTCAGGAAGGTCTGACAATTCACAGTGTGGCCAGAAACACTGGAGACTGGGCTCAGAATAACTTCTTTCAAAGtcaaagtaggaaaaaaaatcccactttttAAGGCAAGAATAAAATTCatctcatctgctttttctccagagCAATCACATGTTCTGCATTGAACAAAGTTGCATCTGGTGAgtgctttctctcctcctccacgTCTGACTTGAAGCTGTGATTATCCTTCCTCTTTTGCAGTGCTTCACAAGGGTGCGTGCCTCCACCGACCAGCACACTACGTTTTCCCAGCAGAATGGCACAGAGCGGCAACAAGCCTGTACTCTTGTAACTGCAGCTGTTCCAAGCAGAGACCCCACACTGGCCCTTGTCAGAAGATATGTAGGGGTGAGGGAGAGCTGTGCAGGCCATTTTTGAAGCTTTAAATGTCACTGTGTATCTGACGGCAGCAGATGCAGCACCCATTTCCCTCAGATGGCTATGCCCTGacacccagctccagccccgggCTCTGCATCACTGCTCCTGCCGGAGGGACAGGCTCCTACCTTGTCCCACCTCCAGTATTAAAtcgctgctgctgggcagggcagcCACAAATGGAGGGAAGGATGTATTAGATGGGTGTGGACCTaaacagacataaaaaaaaatgtttatgcttTTGTGTGGGACAGAACCCTACGGAAATAGGTGTGCTGGTCAAACACCATGAACCAAGCAACGCTAGTCCGTGGGGGAGCTTGGCCTCGGGACCAGGCTCCAGctgccagagccctgcagccctctcctcctgccagccctggtgCCACCCCCCATGGGCATGTCTCTCTCTTTAAGTCATTTCCTCTTCACAGTCCCACGCGAGAGAATCCTGCAGCTGgtcccctcccttcctctccttcctcctgcatgGCAGCATCCACGCTCCAAACTGCTCTCATTTTGCTCTTCCGCTTGGGAGATTGAGAAATGATGAGCAAGCAGCACGGGGCGGGGCTCACCAAGGGCAGGCGACTCCCTCCTTCTGCCCCTGCCTcgaagaaaatgcagaaatagcagggcagggagggagttCATGAATCCACTGGCCAGCAGCAATTTTAGCAGAAATGCCTTGCGAATTTTTACAAGCGGTGCAGAGCTCCTTCCTGATACTCACCC from Cygnus olor isolate bCygOlo1 chromosome 4, bCygOlo1.pri.v2, whole genome shotgun sequence encodes:
- the LOC121068968 gene encoding toll-like receptor 2 type-1, translated to MFNQPKQKTTATHTWQVWAMYMVLAVSLSEEQALKQACPSCDATQSCNCSSMGLDFIPSGLTDKITVLDLARNRIKHIRAHDLQQAVNLRTLLLQSNKISSIDEDSFVSLGKLELLDLSNNSLAHLSPGWFEPLFSLQHLHIHGNCYSDLGESSPFSSLRNLSSLHLGNPRFSTIRQGNFEGITLPNQLWIEGSNLSLYEPGSLKSIKKISHMIISIRRVDLFSAIVRDLLHSAIWLEIREITLDIENEKLVQNSTLPLMIQKMTFTRASFSDKYASQIMVLLKEITSLREVEAIDCVLEGKGKWNTTAIERSGRGSLETVSVTNMTILHFYLFFNLKGLESQISKLKRLSIASSKVFMVPCRLARNFLSLLYLDFHDNLLVNNRLSETICKGAWPSLQTLNLSKNSLKSLNQTAKYVTNLPKLNNLDISQNNFGEIPDVCEWPANLKYLNLSSTQIPKLTACIPSTLEVLDISANNLKEFSLHLPFLKELYLAKNQLKALPDAASIPNLVAMSIRRNKLNSFSKAELESFRKMELLDASANNFICSCEFLSFIQHQAGIGQVLVGWPESYICDSPLAVRGVQVGAVQLSLMECHRSLVVSLICAVVFLVILILVAIGYKYHAVWYMRMTWAWLQAKRKPKRAPPKDICYDAFVSYSENDSNWVENVMVQELEQACPPFRLCLHKRDFVPGKWIVDNIIDSIEKSHKTLFVLSEHFVQSEWCKYELDFSHFRLFDENNDAAILILLEPIQSQAIPKRFCKLRKIMNTKTYLEWPHEEEQQEIFWENLKAALKS